A genomic stretch from Dethiosulfovibrio faecalis includes:
- a CDS encoding ABC transporter substrate-binding protein, giving the protein MKRTFALALLGTLIVTILSTAVSANPKNGGILRWRIINDPPSLDPVTSNITTATRGTNLYLETLVKTSPSGKEILPCLAENWEVDDDSRVWTFHLRKGVLFHDNVLGEPTLNGGREMTAEDVKYSFERLVKMKSARVFFADKIKGYQELSDGKVSEWAGVEVLDDYTVRFTLDEPFAPFLAVLTYPSFGVIPREDAEKWGKNFTFHPVGTGPFVLQEWKHDSVASFRKNPNYWDKDDRGVKLPYLDGVDLMVIPDNGVAYLEFKKGNIDVLPDIPDEYYQELKDGFGPSFQERPGLNTYYYGMSQSGEPFMDNLKLRQALNYGVNREGINELVLNGRYQPAKGVLPPGMPGYNDNLKGYEYDPEKAKQLLSEAGYAKGLELTLYFNNNPRHRSIAEAMQAQLGELGIKIKLSSSEVGAHYDAVRRGDFKFFRAGWAGDYADPDNFLYTLFCSDNFGPKGNYCRYKNDDVDRWLKEARRETDPDKRWELYGKAEQQIVDDAVWMFLFYQTTSLVTRPDVQGVELAFLGDYMTELTEVWRDR; this is encoded by the coding sequence ATCCTGTCTACCGCGGTATCGGCGAATCCTAAAAACGGGGGAATCCTCAGATGGAGGATAATAAACGACCCACCGTCGCTAGACCCGGTAACATCCAACATAACCACAGCCACGAGGGGAACCAATCTCTATCTAGAGACACTGGTCAAGACGAGTCCTTCCGGTAAGGAGATACTCCCCTGCCTCGCCGAAAACTGGGAGGTCGACGACGACTCCAGGGTATGGACCTTCCACCTCAGAAAGGGAGTGCTCTTTCACGATAACGTACTGGGAGAACCTACTCTCAACGGAGGCAGAGAGATGACCGCCGAGGACGTAAAATATTCCTTCGAGCGTTTGGTAAAGATGAAATCTGCCAGGGTCTTCTTCGCAGACAAGATAAAGGGCTACCAGGAGCTCAGCGATGGCAAGGTCTCCGAGTGGGCCGGAGTGGAGGTCCTGGACGACTACACCGTTCGGTTTACGTTGGACGAGCCTTTCGCGCCGTTTCTGGCGGTACTGACCTATCCGTCCTTCGGGGTGATTCCTCGAGAGGACGCCGAAAAATGGGGCAAGAATTTCACGTTTCATCCCGTAGGGACCGGCCCCTTCGTCCTCCAGGAATGGAAACACGACAGCGTCGCCTCTTTCCGTAAAAACCCGAATTACTGGGACAAGGACGATAGGGGAGTGAAGCTGCCATACCTGGACGGAGTCGATCTCATGGTCATACCGGACAACGGCGTAGCCTATCTGGAGTTCAAAAAGGGCAATATAGACGTCCTTCCGGACATACCGGACGAGTACTATCAGGAACTCAAGGACGGCTTCGGCCCCTCCTTCCAGGAGCGCCCGGGGCTCAACACCTATTACTACGGCATGAGCCAGTCTGGCGAGCCGTTCATGGACAACCTCAAACTCCGTCAGGCTCTCAACTACGGGGTGAACAGAGAGGGCATAAACGAGCTGGTCCTCAACGGCAGATACCAACCGGCCAAAGGAGTGCTACCTCCTGGAATGCCGGGATACAACGACAATCTGAAGGGCTACGAGTACGACCCGGAAAAGGCTAAACAACTCCTCTCGGAGGCAGGTTATGCGAAAGGTTTGGAGCTTACGCTGTACTTCAACAACAACCCCAGACACCGCTCCATAGCGGAGGCCATGCAGGCCCAACTCGGAGAACTGGGAATAAAGATCAAGCTGTCCTCCTCCGAGGTAGGGGCTCATTACGACGCGGTTAGGCGAGGAGATTTCAAGTTCTTCCGGGCCGGTTGGGCCGGAGACTACGCCGATCCGGACAACTTTCTCTACACCCTGTTCTGTTCCGACAACTTCGGCCCCAAGGGCAACTACTGCCGATATAAAAACGACGACGTCGACCGCTGGCTGAAAGAGGCCAGAAGAGAGACCGACCCCGACAAACGTTGGGAGCTCTACGGAAAGGCGGAGCAGCAAATAGTGGACGACGCGGTCTGGATGTTCCTCTTCTACCAGACCACCAGCCTTGTCACCCGCCCCGACGTCCAGGGGGTAGAGCTGGCATTTTTGGGAGATTACATGACCGAACTGACCGAGGTCTGGCGGGACAGATAG
- a CDS encoding S9 family peptidase gives MKKGNMSPEDLLEFRFLSGPSISPDGRSICYSVHKADLEKNRYDSKLWLHILNSGENRPLTGSGREKCFCWNNDGEEIVFASDRKDPEKGTTDLYAIAPGGGEAQPIGSLQFTISSIVHLGGNRYLLSGEAPRESEKLAEADYMVFEQVPFCSNGRGYTAQKRTALYLYERGGKARKLTPDTLDVDRYRLSPDKTKVLITGPDFIDVRPIKSGLRELDLETGVIVELIPDGTFACKCADYLDGAVVLTGSKLDRHGINENVTFHVLKDGVPSEITPGLDRGLRNSIGCDCRYGTSDLNLAFFVDGGKIWFVSTDGIESHLHSLDLSGKIVQETVKLSSVDDYHVSGGKAAVIGLKGLSLQDLYIVENGEERRVSDFNGWTTSDRKLSVPEPLTSSSDPNWPIDGWVMKPTDYREGERYPAIIHIHGGPKTTFGEVYFHEMQLWAARGYVVAFCNPRGSDGKGNDFDDIRGKYGTVDYDDIMAFTDEVEKLPFVDENRMGVTGGSYGGYMTNWIIGHTDRFKAAVSQRSISNWISKAGISDIGYYFVPDQQDADIWDDVEKLWWHSPLKYADRATTPTLFIHSDEDYRCELSQGLQMFTALKRHGVDSKICVFKGENHELSRGGKPRERLARLEEISRWFDRYLKG, from the coding sequence ATGAAAAAGGGAAACATGTCGCCTGAGGACCTGCTGGAGTTTCGCTTTCTATCCGGTCCGTCCATCTCTCCCGACGGAAGATCGATCTGCTACTCGGTCCACAAGGCTGACCTGGAGAAAAACCGCTACGATTCGAAGCTGTGGCTACATATCCTGAACTCCGGAGAAAATCGCCCTCTGACGGGATCCGGACGGGAAAAGTGTTTCTGCTGGAACAACGACGGCGAGGAGATCGTCTTCGCCAGCGACAGGAAAGACCCAGAAAAGGGAACCACCGACCTGTACGCCATAGCTCCAGGGGGAGGGGAAGCCCAGCCTATCGGATCCCTGCAGTTCACGATCTCGTCCATCGTCCACCTTGGAGGGAACCGCTATCTCCTGTCGGGAGAGGCTCCCAGGGAATCGGAAAAGCTGGCGGAAGCGGACTACATGGTCTTCGAGCAGGTGCCTTTCTGCTCCAACGGCAGGGGGTACACCGCCCAAAAGAGAACGGCTCTGTACCTCTACGAAAGGGGTGGCAAAGCCAGAAAGCTGACCCCCGACACGCTGGACGTGGATCGCTACAGGCTCTCACCGGACAAGACCAAGGTACTGATAACCGGGCCGGATTTCATCGACGTAAGGCCCATAAAAAGCGGCCTCAGGGAGCTGGACCTTGAAACGGGGGTGATCGTCGAGCTTATCCCCGACGGGACCTTCGCCTGCAAGTGCGCCGACTATCTGGATGGAGCCGTGGTGCTCACGGGGTCGAAACTCGACAGGCACGGCATAAACGAGAACGTCACCTTCCACGTGCTCAAAGACGGCGTCCCAAGTGAGATCACACCCGGACTCGACAGAGGACTCAGAAACTCCATAGGCTGCGACTGCCGTTACGGAACCTCCGATCTCAACCTGGCCTTCTTCGTGGACGGCGGCAAGATCTGGTTCGTCTCCACCGACGGAATCGAGTCGCATCTGCACTCTCTGGACCTGTCGGGAAAGATCGTTCAGGAGACCGTAAAACTCTCCTCCGTGGACGATTACCACGTAAGTGGTGGAAAGGCCGCCGTGATCGGCCTCAAAGGGCTCTCCCTCCAGGACCTCTACATAGTGGAGAACGGAGAGGAGCGAAGGGTCTCGGACTTCAACGGATGGACTACGTCCGACAGGAAGCTGTCCGTTCCCGAACCTCTTACAAGCAGCTCCGACCCGAACTGGCCCATCGACGGTTGGGTGATGAAACCCACGGATTACAGGGAAGGCGAGAGGTATCCCGCCATAATCCACATCCACGGGGGCCCCAAGACGACCTTCGGCGAGGTGTATTTTCACGAGATGCAGCTCTGGGCCGCCAGAGGCTACGTGGTGGCCTTCTGCAACCCCAGGGGAAGCGACGGAAAGGGCAACGACTTCGACGACATCAGGGGCAAATACGGCACGGTGGACTACGACGACATAATGGCCTTCACGGACGAGGTGGAAAAGCTGCCATTCGTGGACGAAAACCGCATGGGGGTTACCGGAGGGTCCTACGGAGGCTATATGACCAACTGGATAATAGGCCATACCGATCGATTCAAGGCCGCGGTATCCCAGAGGAGCATCTCCAACTGGATCTCCAAGGCCGGGATCTCCGACATAGGATATTATTTCGTCCCGGACCAGCAGGACGCCGACATATGGGACGACGTCGAGAAACTCTGGTGGCACTCCCCTTTGAAATACGCGGACCGCGCGACGACGCCTACTTTATTCATCCACTCCGACGAGGACTATCGGTGCGAGCTGTCCCAGGGGCTTCAGATGTTCACCGCCCTTAAGCGCCACGGGGTGGACAGCAAAATATGCGTCTTCAAGGGAGAGAACCACGAGCTAAGTCGAGGGGGGAAACCACGAGAGAGACTGGCCCGTCTGGAGGAGATCTCCCGTTGGTTCGATAGATATCTCAAGGGCTAG
- a CDS encoding cyclase family protein, protein MDLMELYRELKGRTFVDLTHSFCPGIPHYPALHDMERRDLYTVENDGFWVEKMTLVGQWGTHVDSPRHFVPGGRTVDQIDVKEMFLPLVVLDLSRDVSENPDRCLSREDILAWEDSYGRVPEGCFFALRTDWSKRWLDCDAMDNKDEKGIAHYPGYSLDSLKFLYEERGVTASGHETADTDCGVDSSNGNMVCEHYVLAQDRYQIELMANLDKVPPTGALIIAAFPKLKDGSGFPARCFAILP, encoded by the coding sequence ATGGATTTGATGGAGCTTTACCGCGAGCTGAAGGGCAGGACTTTCGTCGACCTCACCCACTCCTTTTGTCCCGGAATTCCCCACTACCCCGCCCTTCACGATATGGAGAGGCGAGACCTCTACACGGTGGAAAACGACGGTTTCTGGGTGGAGAAGATGACTTTGGTGGGCCAATGGGGAACCCATGTCGATTCTCCGAGACACTTTGTCCCGGGAGGAAGGACGGTGGATCAGATCGACGTGAAGGAGATGTTTCTGCCTCTGGTCGTCCTGGACCTCTCTCGGGATGTCTCGGAAAATCCGGACAGATGTCTCTCCAGGGAGGATATACTCGCCTGGGAGGACTCCTACGGCAGGGTCCCGGAGGGCTGCTTTTTCGCCCTCAGGACCGACTGGTCCAAGCGCTGGCTCGACTGCGATGCCATGGACAACAAGGACGAGAAGGGCATTGCCCATTATCCCGGGTACAGTCTGGATTCCCTCAAGTTCCTCTACGAGGAGAGGGGAGTGACTGCATCGGGACACGAGACCGCCGATACCGACTGCGGCGTCGATTCCTCCAACGGTAACATGGTCTGCGAGCATTACGTGCTGGCTCAGGATCGCTATCAGATAGAGTTGATGGCGAACCTGGATAAGGTGCCACCTACAGGGGCTTTGATAATAGCGGCTTTCCCGAAGCTCAAGGACGGCTCGGGTTTCCCCGCCCGTTGTTTTGCCATACTTCCCTGA
- a CDS encoding methyl-accepting chemotaxis protein, with amino-acid sequence MSRSIVSKLGVLTAFSLILSIGALAFVAIRGVENMSLSVGSVAERMLNEDIENKNAMNAKGAEDYGKAMSSYLAWISAAPLWNFNEESLSDYAAGMLEVPNVAYAVIYDDGGAVAAGEKPEGDGFSPFKADIVHEEEVIGSVEVGLDLSYLGDLRKGSEETRDHLIAEFNRQASETERAIRNRTVTISIVLLSAVLALNVFVLLRVASPLRKMTEVVRDLGEGEGDLTVRMDIKTSDEVGRLCGSLNQFMDKLSALVVDMMSIARRLGEDSHVLAERSQSSLGTIDTVKSSMEEIMGLSQTNAAAVEESNAGVEEMAATAESVAKASERGVEASSKTYKFTEGVSNQMEQVVQDINGVSVKSQENRKKMSSLENAVESITGFVGAITGIADQTNLLALNAAIEAARAGDAGKGFAVVAEEVRKLAEESNSAAQEISSLIETLSVYAKESIQGTVEEEEILGEVVDRADRLRNDLASSMKEIEAVDGVMNEVSELSKAQSMSSTEMANAVDSIAKGTSEIVERLGDIGGVTEEAKDAFESVVSQTEVLLEGMEQLRRHLDQFKV; translated from the coding sequence TTGTCTCGTAGCATCGTTTCCAAATTGGGGGTCCTGACGGCATTCAGTTTAATATTGTCGATAGGGGCCCTGGCCTTCGTTGCCATCAGAGGTGTGGAGAATATGTCCCTTTCCGTCGGTTCCGTGGCTGAACGTATGTTGAACGAGGACATAGAGAATAAGAACGCCATGAACGCCAAGGGAGCCGAGGACTACGGTAAGGCCATGTCGAGCTATCTGGCCTGGATATCCGCCGCCCCTCTGTGGAATTTCAACGAGGAGTCACTGTCGGATTACGCCGCCGGGATGTTGGAGGTCCCCAACGTCGCCTATGCAGTGATCTACGACGACGGCGGTGCGGTTGCGGCGGGAGAGAAGCCCGAGGGTGACGGCTTTTCCCCCTTCAAGGCAGACATCGTCCACGAGGAAGAGGTCATCGGCTCCGTGGAGGTCGGTCTCGATCTGTCCTATCTGGGAGATCTCAGAAAGGGCAGCGAGGAGACCAGAGATCACCTGATAGCCGAGTTCAACCGGCAGGCCTCCGAGACCGAGAGGGCCATAAGGAACAGAACCGTAACCATATCGATAGTGCTGTTGTCCGCCGTGTTGGCATTGAACGTTTTCGTCCTTTTAAGGGTCGCCTCGCCTCTTCGTAAGATGACCGAGGTAGTCAGGGATCTCGGCGAGGGAGAGGGAGACCTCACGGTCCGTATGGACATAAAGACCTCCGACGAGGTCGGCAGGCTCTGCGGATCGTTGAACCAGTTTATGGACAAGCTTTCGGCTCTCGTGGTCGACATGATGTCCATAGCTCGAAGGCTCGGGGAGGATTCCCACGTCTTGGCGGAGAGATCGCAGAGCTCTCTCGGCACGATAGATACGGTGAAATCCTCGATGGAGGAGATTATGGGGCTCTCTCAGACCAACGCCGCCGCCGTGGAGGAGTCCAACGCCGGGGTAGAGGAGATGGCCGCCACAGCCGAATCCGTGGCGAAGGCCTCGGAACGGGGAGTGGAAGCTTCGTCCAAGACCTATAAGTTTACCGAAGGTGTATCGAATCAGATGGAGCAGGTGGTGCAGGACATAAACGGCGTAAGCGTTAAATCCCAGGAGAACAGAAAAAAAATGTCCTCTCTGGAGAACGCTGTGGAGTCCATAACCGGCTTTGTGGGGGCCATAACCGGTATAGCCGATCAGACCAACCTGTTGGCCCTCAACGCCGCTATCGAGGCCGCTAGGGCGGGAGACGCCGGAAAGGGTTTCGCCGTTGTCGCCGAGGAGGTCCGCAAGCTTGCCGAGGAGTCCAACTCCGCGGCGCAGGAGATATCCTCACTGATAGAGACCCTGTCGGTCTACGCCAAGGAATCCATCCAGGGAACGGTCGAGGAGGAGGAGATCCTGGGTGAGGTGGTGGATAGGGCCGATAGGCTCAGGAACGATCTAGCCTCCAGCATGAAGGAGATCGAGGCGGTGGATGGCGTCATGAACGAGGTCTCAGAGCTGAGCAAGGCTCAGTCCATGTCCAGTACGGAGATGGCCAACGCCGTGGACAGCATAGCGAAGGGGACCTCCGAGATAGTCGAGCGTCTGGGCGACATCGGAGGGGTTACCGAGGAGGCCAAGGACGCTTTCGAATCGGTGGTCTCTCAGACAGAGGTCCTTTTGGAGGGTATGGAGCAGCTGAGAAGGCATCTGGATCAGTTCAAGGTGTGA
- a CDS encoding endonuclease/exonuclease/phosphatase family protein: protein MRRFTKKVILGALLAVIWAAQASALVIGTFNIEYFNVSGKKAYSPEDCSYLARLIEESDVDLLALQEIEGDATMRFFVTKFLPGWAYSGNDTGGRQDLYFLWRKDRIRILDGPVVYGANGSFRFEGKSYRLHDRPPMVGLFLDIEGDRRFHMVNVHLKSQSTRGKEDQDRAKRYNDFKRGAQIDGINGIVGSLKGAVFILGDYNVDDPKGTNFPLLSLPKGSYSYDDRKSRLDYIGYRGIEMSDSWRIIEVETSIPARSTKRSQSPDHDMVLLDLNWDGSPSSTKDVEDLEKKEQIVYVTATGKKYHSKGCSYLKGKGEPMSLDKAKSLGYSPCSRCNPPK, encoded by the coding sequence ATGAGAAGGTTTACGAAAAAGGTGATTTTGGGGGCGCTTTTGGCGGTCATATGGGCGGCTCAGGCCTCCGCTTTGGTCATAGGGACCTTCAACATCGAGTATTTCAACGTGTCGGGAAAAAAGGCATATTCGCCGGAGGACTGTAGCTATCTGGCTCGGCTAATAGAGGAGAGCGATGTAGACCTGTTGGCCCTGCAGGAGATAGAGGGCGACGCTACCATGAGGTTTTTCGTCACCAAATTCCTGCCCGGATGGGCTTATTCGGGCAACGACACCGGAGGCAGACAGGACCTCTATTTTCTATGGCGTAAGGACAGGATTCGGATCTTGGACGGCCCCGTTGTTTACGGCGCCAACGGGTCCTTCCGGTTCGAGGGAAAAAGCTATCGTCTCCACGACAGGCCTCCAATGGTGGGGCTCTTTCTCGATATCGAGGGAGACAGGCGGTTCCACATGGTCAACGTCCATCTCAAGAGCCAGAGTACCAGGGGCAAGGAAGATCAGGACAGGGCGAAGCGTTACAACGATTTCAAGAGAGGGGCTCAGATCGACGGTATAAACGGGATAGTCGGCTCTCTCAAGGGGGCGGTCTTCATCCTAGGTGATTACAACGTGGACGATCCAAAGGGAACGAACTTTCCACTTCTCTCTCTGCCGAAGGGGAGCTACAGCTACGACGATAGAAAGAGCCGTCTGGATTACATCGGCTACCGCGGAATAGAGATGTCCGACTCGTGGAGGATAATCGAGGTGGAGACGTCGATCCCCGCCAGGTCTACTAAGAGAAGCCAGAGTCCCGATCACGATATGGTGCTTTTGGACCTGAACTGGGATGGAAGCCCATCCTCGACGAAAGACGTCGAAGACTTAGAGAAAAAGGAACAGATCGTGTACGTGACGGCGACGGGTAAAAAGTATCACTCCAAGGGATGCTCGTATCTGAAGGGTAAGGGCGAGCCGATGTCTTTGGATAAGGCTAAATCCCTGGGATATTCTCCATGTTCCCGTTGTAATCCCCCTAAATAG
- a CDS encoding amino acid ABC transporter permease: protein MGGFQLGLIWSNGPALLNALCVTVYVSLVSYALAFMVGVVVGVLRWRPGPFEWLLSLYVEFFRGTPLLIQLFFIYYGLPSLGISLPRLGAAFVGLGLNGGAYISEIVRGGLMSVSSGQEEACKVLGLGTLQALRFVILPQAFRVSIPSLVNSFSSLLKDSSLVSVLAITEIARMGQLIYTRTFRPFEVYLSVAIIYFVLTRLVSWMAKSIEKRLAV, encoded by the coding sequence GTGGGCGGTTTTCAATTAGGCCTTATATGGTCAAATGGCCCAGCTCTTCTTAACGCTCTTTGCGTTACTGTTTATGTCTCTCTTGTCTCTTATGCACTGGCTTTTATGGTCGGCGTAGTTGTAGGAGTTCTCCGTTGGCGTCCAGGACCGTTTGAATGGCTGTTATCTCTCTACGTAGAGTTTTTCAGGGGGACTCCACTTCTTATACAGTTGTTTTTTATATATTACGGTCTTCCGAGTCTCGGTATATCTTTGCCTCGCTTGGGAGCCGCTTTCGTAGGGTTAGGGTTAAATGGAGGAGCTTATATCTCTGAGATAGTAAGGGGAGGGCTTATGTCTGTATCGTCAGGTCAGGAAGAAGCCTGTAAGGTTTTAGGCTTAGGGACCCTACAGGCTCTTAGATTCGTGATATTGCCTCAGGCCTTCAGGGTCTCTATCCCCTCCCTTGTGAATTCGTTTTCTTCGTTGCTCAAGGATTCCTCTCTCGTGTCGGTTTTAGCCATAACGGAGATAGCGAGGATGGGACAATTGATATATACGAGAACGTTTCGTCCCTTTGAGGTATACCTTTCTGTAGCTATCATCTACTTTGTCTTGACCAGATTGGTTTCATGGATGGCTAAATCGATCGAAAAACGTCTGGCTGTGTAG
- a CDS encoding substrate-binding periplasmic protein, which yields MELYRAKVGFEFKGGLILVKKSICALMAITFIAFGSVAFGADDSWKKVEDRGCLLVGFCAAYPPFESRNEKSGEFEGFDVDLGKALAEEMGVSVKFVDGEWQGLIGGLFKGDYDVLMTCMSKSEGRGKNVSFSDVYYELRDVIVVRADDDRFSSEEDLKGMVVGAQQGSGAMQVLDKLDGLKEKMYYNYNPEAFLDLKNSRIDAVIVGLAYAVERINEDPSYRVVAPVGDAAEIVAVMPKGSDDLTAQMNKALASLRSNGKWQALVDRWLSVD from the coding sequence TTGGAACTCTATAGAGCTAAAGTTGGGTTTGAATTCAAGGGAGGGTTAATTTTGGTAAAAAAATCTATTTGTGCTTTGATGGCTATAACGTTTATTGCTTTCGGATCTGTCGCTTTTGGTGCCGATGATTCATGGAAAAAAGTCGAGGATAGAGGTTGCTTGTTGGTCGGTTTTTGTGCGGCCTATCCTCCGTTTGAGTCAAGAAACGAAAAGTCCGGAGAGTTCGAGGGGTTCGACGTCGACTTAGGAAAAGCTCTTGCCGAAGAGATGGGAGTTTCCGTTAAATTTGTCGATGGTGAATGGCAAGGGCTGATAGGTGGTTTATTTAAAGGTGACTATGATGTTCTCATGACCTGTATGTCCAAATCTGAAGGAAGAGGTAAAAACGTTTCTTTTTCGGATGTGTATTACGAGTTAAGAGATGTTATAGTCGTCAGGGCGGACGACGACAGATTCTCCTCCGAAGAAGATCTTAAGGGTATGGTCGTTGGAGCTCAACAGGGATCTGGTGCTATGCAGGTCTTGGATAAATTGGATGGTCTAAAGGAAAAGATGTATTACAACTATAATCCCGAGGCTTTTTTGGACCTTAAAAATAGCCGCATAGATGCCGTTATAGTCGGCTTGGCTTATGCCGTGGAACGTATTAACGAAGATCCGTCTTATCGAGTGGTCGCTCCTGTAGGTGACGCTGCGGAGATAGTGGCAGTCATGCCTAAAGGGTCCGACGATCTTACCGCTCAAATGAATAAAGCTCTAGCTTCTTTGCGTTCCAATGGAAAGTGGCAGGCTTTGGTAGATAGATGGTTGTCCGTAGATTGA
- a CDS encoding CD3072 family TudS-related putative desulfidase: MNRSRRYVLISHCLLNVNAKVDGYGLYPGALEPLVLPLIKSGIGIFQLPCPEATFAGARRWGMTVEQYDIPAYRRHSRWLLEQVVDQVEDDLANGVSVLGVVGVDGSPSCGVDCTCYGYTGGMIGGGDAVARSVESGRMGSGQGVFMKVLSDMFKERDIALPFAAVDEENPEELFWNSIELKLGLNSREG; encoded by the coding sequence GTGAACAGATCTCGGCGCTATGTACTTATATCTCATTGCCTTTTGAACGTAAACGCTAAAGTCGATGGCTACGGGCTATATCCCGGAGCTCTGGAGCCTCTGGTCCTTCCGTTGATAAAGTCGGGGATAGGGATCTTTCAGCTTCCATGTCCCGAGGCCACCTTCGCCGGAGCTAGGCGATGGGGAATGACCGTCGAACAGTACGATATACCGGCCTATCGTCGTCACAGTAGATGGCTGTTGGAACAGGTGGTAGATCAGGTCGAGGACGATCTAGCCAACGGAGTGTCGGTTCTAGGCGTTGTGGGGGTGGACGGAAGTCCGAGCTGCGGGGTCGACTGCACCTGTTACGGTTACACCGGAGGCATGATCGGAGGAGGGGATGCCGTTGCCCGAAGCGTAGAGTCAGGCAGAATGGGTTCGGGACAAGGGGTTTTCATGAAGGTATTGTCGGATATGTTCAAAGAAAGAGATATCGCTTTACCTTTTGCGGCGGTGGACGAGGAAAATCCGGAGGAGCTCTTTTGGAACTCTATAGAGCTAAAGTTGGGTTTGAATTCAAGGGAGGGTTAA
- a CDS encoding biotin--[acetyl-CoA-carboxylase] ligase, with protein MKGKILTMLKKRQGDFVSGQSICDSLGVSRTAIWKHVNQLKEDGYRIESVPRKGYRIVSSPDILTSEEIVPLLYTDFIGRNVINHREVESTNLTAKEEGRSGCPNGTVVTTEHQTGGRGRSGRSWSSSPGEAVQMSIVLRPGTPPATAPPITQIGAAAVAVTLEAMGFAPKVKWPNDVLISGKKVCGILTEMTCELDRIDFIVMGIGINVNVKAFPKPVDEVATSLLLEGGRSLDRRKISAEVLNRFEPLYRGYLEGNGDAYLEICRRLSWLEGKEISFEKDGITVTATAGDIDEDGRLEVHFPDGRSEKLLSGEVHLGSV; from the coding sequence ATGAAGGGAAAGATACTGACGATGCTCAAGAAAAGACAAGGCGACTTCGTCTCGGGGCAGTCCATCTGCGACAGTTTGGGGGTAAGCAGGACGGCGATATGGAAGCACGTCAATCAACTTAAAGAGGACGGCTACCGGATCGAGTCCGTGCCTAGAAAGGGATACAGAATTGTCTCGTCTCCCGATATCCTGACCTCGGAGGAGATCGTTCCTCTTCTATACACCGACTTCATAGGCAGAAACGTGATAAACCACCGCGAGGTGGAGTCGACGAACTTGACCGCCAAGGAGGAGGGGAGATCGGGCTGTCCGAACGGCACGGTCGTTACGACGGAGCATCAGACCGGAGGAAGAGGAAGGAGCGGCAGAAGCTGGAGCTCCTCTCCCGGCGAGGCCGTTCAGATGTCCATCGTGCTCAGACCGGGAACCCCTCCGGCAACGGCGCCGCCGATAACCCAGATAGGGGCGGCCGCCGTCGCAGTGACCCTGGAGGCTATGGGATTCGCTCCCAAGGTAAAGTGGCCCAACGACGTCCTTATATCCGGTAAAAAGGTATGTGGCATACTGACCGAGATGACCTGCGAGCTGGACAGAATAGACTTCATAGTGATGGGAATAGGCATAAACGTCAACGTAAAAGCCTTTCCGAAGCCGGTGGACGAGGTGGCGACATCGCTTCTGTTGGAAGGGGGCAGGTCTCTCGACCGAAGAAAAATCTCCGCTGAGGTTCTGAACCGTTTCGAGCCTCTCTACCGAGGATACCTGGAAGGAAACGGGGATGCCTATCTTGAGATATGCCGCAGGCTTTCCTGGCTCGAAGGCAAGGAGATATCCTTCGAGAAAGACGGAATCACCGTGACAGCTACGGCAGGAGACATCGACGAAGATGGAAGACTGGAGGTCCATTTTCCGGATGGACGCAGCGAAAAGCTTCTGTCCGGAGAGGTGCATCTAGGATCCGTTTAA